The Dasypus novemcinctus isolate mDasNov1 chromosome 20, mDasNov1.1.hap2, whole genome shotgun sequence genome includes a region encoding these proteins:
- the SLC25A18 gene encoding mitochondrial glutamate carrier 2 isoform X3 encodes MIDCLMKTARAEGFFGMYRGAAVNLTLVTPEKAIKLAANDFFRQLLMEDGMQRNLKMEMLAGCGAGMCQVVVTCPMEMLKIQLQDAGRLAAHPQGSAPPPASSRSYSSGPVSAHKRPSATLIAWDLLRTQGLAGLYKGLGATLLRDIPFSIIYFPLFANLNNLGFNELTGKASFAHSFVSGCAAGSVAAVAVTPLDVLKTRIQTLKKGLGEEVYSGITDCARKLWIQEGPSAFMKGAGCRALVIAPLFGIAQGVYFIGIGERILKFLE; translated from the exons AT GATCGATTGCCTGATGAAGACGGCCCGGGCCGAGGGCTTCTTTGGGATGTACCGAG GGGCTGCAGTGAACCTGACCCTGGTCACTCCTGAGAAGGCCATCAAGCTGGCAGCCAATGACTTCTTCCGGCAGCTGCTCATGGAAGATGG GATGCAGCGGAATCTGAAGATGGAGATGCTAGCCGGGTGTGGAGCAGGAATGTGCCAAGTGGTGGTAACCTGTCCCATGGAAATGCTCAAGATTCAGCTGCAGGATGCTGGACGCTTGG CTGCTCATCCCCAGGGTTCAGCTCCACCACCTGCTTCCTCCAGGTCCTATTCCTCTGGCCCGGTCTCCGCCCACAAGCGCCCATCTGCCACCCTCATTGCCTGGGACCTGCTGCGCACACAGGGTCTGGCTGGCCTCTACAAGGGCCTGGGGGCCACACTGCTCAG AGATATCCCCTTCTCCATCATCTACTTCCCATTGTTTGCCAACCTTAACAACCTTGGGTTCAACGAGCTCACTGGGAAGGCTTCCTTTGCACATTCCTTCGTGTCAGGCTGTGCTGCAGGTTCCGTAGCTGCAGTTGCTGTAACGCCTCTGGACG ttttgaaaACTCGAATCCAAACCCTCAAGAAAGGCTTGGGTGAGGAAGTCTACAGTGGGATCACAGACTGTGCCAG gaaACTCTGGATCCAGGAAGGACCCTCTGCCTTCATGAAGGGAGCGGGCTGCCGGGCCCTTGTCATAGCCCCTCTCTTTGGGATAGCCCAAGGTGTCTACTTCATTGGTATTGGAGAACGAATCTTAAAGTTCTTGGAGTAG
- the SLC25A18 gene encoding mitochondrial glutamate carrier 2 isoform X2 — protein MSSHDLNVTAKLINGGVAGLVGVACVFPIDLAKTRLQNQLGKDSYRGMIDCLMKTARAEGFFGMYRGAAVNLTLVTPEKAIKLAANDFFRQLLMEDGMQRNLKMEMLAGCGAGMCQVVVTCPMEMLKIQLQDAGRLAAHPQGSAPPPASSRSYSSGPVSAHKRPSATLIAWDLLRTQGLAGLYKGLGATLLRDIPFSIIYFPLFANLNNLGFNELTGKASFAHSFVSGCAAGSVAAVAVTPLDVLKTRIQTLKKGLGEEVYSGITDCARKLWIQEGPSAFMKGAGCRALVIAPLFGIAQGVYFIGIGERILKFLE, from the exons ATGTCCAGCCACGATCTGAA TGTCACAGCAAAGCTCATCAATGGAGGTGTGGCAGGGCTCGTGGGGGTGGCCTGCGTGTTTCCCATTGACTTGGCCAAGACTCGACTGCAGAACCAGCTTGGGAAAGATAGCTACAGAGGAAT GATCGATTGCCTGATGAAGACGGCCCGGGCCGAGGGCTTCTTTGGGATGTACCGAG GGGCTGCAGTGAACCTGACCCTGGTCACTCCTGAGAAGGCCATCAAGCTGGCAGCCAATGACTTCTTCCGGCAGCTGCTCATGGAAGATGG GATGCAGCGGAATCTGAAGATGGAGATGCTAGCCGGGTGTGGAGCAGGAATGTGCCAAGTGGTGGTAACCTGTCCCATGGAAATGCTCAAGATTCAGCTGCAGGATGCTGGACGCTTGG CTGCTCATCCCCAGGGTTCAGCTCCACCACCTGCTTCCTCCAGGTCCTATTCCTCTGGCCCGGTCTCCGCCCACAAGCGCCCATCTGCCACCCTCATTGCCTGGGACCTGCTGCGCACACAGGGTCTGGCTGGCCTCTACAAGGGCCTGGGGGCCACACTGCTCAG AGATATCCCCTTCTCCATCATCTACTTCCCATTGTTTGCCAACCTTAACAACCTTGGGTTCAACGAGCTCACTGGGAAGGCTTCCTTTGCACATTCCTTCGTGTCAGGCTGTGCTGCAGGTTCCGTAGCTGCAGTTGCTGTAACGCCTCTGGACG ttttgaaaACTCGAATCCAAACCCTCAAGAAAGGCTTGGGTGAGGAAGTCTACAGTGGGATCACAGACTGTGCCAG gaaACTCTGGATCCAGGAAGGACCCTCTGCCTTCATGAAGGGAGCGGGCTGCCGGGCCCTTGTCATAGCCCCTCTCTTTGGGATAGCCCAAGGTGTCTACTTCATTGGTATTGGAGAACGAATCTTAAAGTTCTTGGAGTAG
- the SLC25A18 gene encoding mitochondrial glutamate carrier 2 isoform X1 gives MASPLCPVSLAPHPASPSSHALSVTAKLINGGVAGLVGVACVFPIDLAKTRLQNQLGKDSYRGMIDCLMKTARAEGFFGMYRGAAVNLTLVTPEKAIKLAANDFFRQLLMEDGMQRNLKMEMLAGCGAGMCQVVVTCPMEMLKIQLQDAGRLAAHPQGSAPPPASSRSYSSGPVSAHKRPSATLIAWDLLRTQGLAGLYKGLGATLLRDIPFSIIYFPLFANLNNLGFNELTGKASFAHSFVSGCAAGSVAAVAVTPLDVLKTRIQTLKKGLGEEVYSGITDCARKLWIQEGPSAFMKGAGCRALVIAPLFGIAQGVYFIGIGERILKFLE, from the exons ATGGCCAGCCCTCTCTGCCCTGTGTCTCTTGCCCCTCACCCAGCATCTCCCTCCTCCCATGCCCTCAGTGTCACAGCAAAGCTCATCAATGGAGGTGTGGCAGGGCTCGTGGGGGTGGCCTGCGTGTTTCCCATTGACTTGGCCAAGACTCGACTGCAGAACCAGCTTGGGAAAGATAGCTACAGAGGAAT GATCGATTGCCTGATGAAGACGGCCCGGGCCGAGGGCTTCTTTGGGATGTACCGAG GGGCTGCAGTGAACCTGACCCTGGTCACTCCTGAGAAGGCCATCAAGCTGGCAGCCAATGACTTCTTCCGGCAGCTGCTCATGGAAGATGG GATGCAGCGGAATCTGAAGATGGAGATGCTAGCCGGGTGTGGAGCAGGAATGTGCCAAGTGGTGGTAACCTGTCCCATGGAAATGCTCAAGATTCAGCTGCAGGATGCTGGACGCTTGG CTGCTCATCCCCAGGGTTCAGCTCCACCACCTGCTTCCTCCAGGTCCTATTCCTCTGGCCCGGTCTCCGCCCACAAGCGCCCATCTGCCACCCTCATTGCCTGGGACCTGCTGCGCACACAGGGTCTGGCTGGCCTCTACAAGGGCCTGGGGGCCACACTGCTCAG AGATATCCCCTTCTCCATCATCTACTTCCCATTGTTTGCCAACCTTAACAACCTTGGGTTCAACGAGCTCACTGGGAAGGCTTCCTTTGCACATTCCTTCGTGTCAGGCTGTGCTGCAGGTTCCGTAGCTGCAGTTGCTGTAACGCCTCTGGACG ttttgaaaACTCGAATCCAAACCCTCAAGAAAGGCTTGGGTGAGGAAGTCTACAGTGGGATCACAGACTGTGCCAG gaaACTCTGGATCCAGGAAGGACCCTCTGCCTTCATGAAGGGAGCGGGCTGCCGGGCCCTTGTCATAGCCCCTCTCTTTGGGATAGCCCAAGGTGTCTACTTCATTGGTATTGGAGAACGAATCTTAAAGTTCTTGGAGTAG